The proteins below are encoded in one region of Clostridium fermenticellae:
- a CDS encoding PIN/TRAM domain-containing protein — protein MLKKVLRGLFTIIGAILGYLSGNGIIHTSYFERLGYFSNSPIKTLLFLILCTVLFGIILFLLSPWINLAITKTMDYIERSLQKLPATEILAGTLGAIIGLVISALFVNVLSKIPVIGALLAVLVAILMAVLGANIAIKRRDELISMLSNITLKRNVTVKDKEKKSKVQYKGDPKVLDTSVIIDGRIFDICQTGFVEGTLVIPNFVLAELRHIADSSDGLKRNRGRRGLDVLNKIQKELNVDVKIYEKDFPNIAEVDNKLLKLAQVLNGKVITNDYNLNKVAEFQGVPVLNINELANAVKPVVLPGEEMKIQIVKDGKESGQGVAYLDDGTMIVVEGGKKHIGKTKDVIVTSVLQTAAGRMIFARQKGEV, from the coding sequence TTGCTTAAGAAAGTTTTAAGAGGTCTTTTTACAATTATAGGTGCAATATTAGGATACCTTTCTGGTAATGGTATAATTCATACAAGCTATTTTGAAAGACTTGGATATTTTAGCAATAGTCCTATAAAAACATTATTATTTTTAATTTTGTGTACAGTTTTATTTGGAATTATTTTATTTCTGTTATCCCCCTGGATTAATCTTGCTATAACAAAGACTATGGATTATATAGAGAGAAGTCTACAAAAATTGCCAGCAACAGAGATACTAGCTGGAACATTGGGTGCAATAATTGGACTTGTTATTTCAGCTTTATTTGTAAATGTACTATCAAAAATTCCAGTCATAGGTGCACTGTTAGCTGTGCTTGTAGCAATACTTATGGCAGTTCTTGGGGCCAATATTGCGATAAAAAGAAGAGACGAATTGATATCGATGCTTTCAAATATAACATTGAAGAGAAACGTTACAGTTAAAGATAAGGAAAAGAAGAGCAAAGTTCAATATAAGGGTGATCCGAAGGTATTAGATACATCTGTAATAATAGATGGCAGGATATTTGATATTTGCCAGACTGGATTTGTTGAAGGTACATTAGTAATACCTAATTTTGTACTAGCAGAGCTTAGACATATAGCCGATTCTTCCGATGGACTTAAACGTAATAGAGGAAGAAGAGGATTAGATGTACTTAATAAAATTCAAAAAGAACTTAATGTGGATGTAAAAATATATGAAAAAGATTTTCCAAATATAGCAGAGGTAGATAATAAATTGTTAAAATTAGCGCAAGTTTTAAATGGCAAGGTTATAACTAATGATTATAATTTAAATAAAGTAGCAGAATTTCAGGGTGTACCTGTTTTAAATATAAATGAATTAGCAAATGCTGTAAAACCAGTAGTTCTTCCTGGAGAAGAAATGAAAATACAGATAGTTAAAGATGGTAAAGAATCTGGACAGGGAGTTGCTTATTTAGATGATGGTACAATGATAGTAGTTGAAGGCGGAAAAAAGCATATAGGTAAGACAAAAGATGTAATAGTTACTTCTGTATTACAGACAGCTGCTGGAAGAATGATATTTGCCAGACAAAAAGGTGAGGTGTAA
- the ispD gene encoding 2-C-methyl-D-erythritol 4-phosphate cytidylyltransferase, which translates to MKKNYAIVLAAGKGTRMGSRVNKQFLNLDDRPVLYYSLHEFSKNKLIHGIILVCGEDKIEYCRENVIKRFKIGKIVDIVKGGTERQDSVLNGLDAVPSHECNIVLIHDAARPFVEDNIIKNGIKYAERYGASACGIRPKDTIKIADKLGFSLGTLDRSKLFCVQTPQCFNYDMILDCHRKLKEDGIKVTDDTAVIEHYGNKVYLYDGSYNNIKITTPEDMIIANSVIEKYQSLTLNV; encoded by the coding sequence ATGAAAAAGAATTATGCCATTGTTTTGGCAGCTGGGAAAGGTACGAGAATGGGAAGCCGTGTAAATAAGCAGTTCTTAAATTTAGATGATAGGCCTGTCTTGTATTATTCACTACATGAATTTTCCAAAAATAAACTTATTCATGGGATAATTTTAGTCTGCGGAGAAGATAAAATAGAATACTGCAGAGAAAATGTAATAAAAAGATTTAAAATAGGCAAAATAGTAGATATAGTTAAAGGTGGTACTGAAAGGCAAGATTCAGTATTAAATGGTTTAGATGCAGTACCAAGTCATGAATGTAATATAGTTTTAATTCATGATGCTGCAAGGCCATTTGTGGAAGACAATATTATAAAAAATGGTATAAAGTATGCAGAAAGGTATGGAGCAAGTGCCTGTGGAATTAGGCCTAAAGATACAATAAAGATAGCAGATAAGCTTGGTTTTTCATTAGGTACTCTTGATAGAAGTAAGCTTTTCTGTGTTCAGACGCCACAGTGTTTTAATTATGATATGATTCTTGACTGTCATAGAAAATTAAAAGAAGATGGAATAAAGGTTACAGATGATACAGCTGTAATTGAGCACTATGGGAACAAAGTTTACTTGTATGATGGAAGTTATAACAATATAAAGATAACTACACCGGAGGATATGATTATAGCAAATAGTGTAATTGAAAAATATCAATCTCTTACTTTGAATGTATGA